ACAAAAACTCCAGCCCCAGAATGCCGAGAAGGATGTAGGTGAGCATCGTCTGTGAAAGTCTTGCTGACAGAACGATCAACAACAGAGCATTTCctattaagagaaaaaagaaaaaaaaacactctttacTGCCACCTGTTGGACTTTTATGTGATAAGTAACTAAGTTAATTCTGTGTATGGATCTACCTGAAGAGTGTATTGCGAATGGCAGATGTTTCAGCCGCCGTGTTTGTCTGTAAAATTGCAGGTATCCTCTGCTACGAACTTTATCGTGATGACGGTGCACACAGAGGGAGAACACCAGGACCAGCACCCACAGACACACCTTGGCGTACACGATGATACTGCTGCCTTGTTCGTTGCCCAGAAAGTCCATACACTTCTCCTCTTGTCCAAACTTCAGCACACACAAAACAGCCACGCATATTGACAA
This window of the Oryzias melastigma strain HK-1 unplaced genomic scaffold, ASM292280v2 sc02028, whole genome shotgun sequence genome carries:
- the LOC112140360 gene encoding transmembrane protein 192-like — encoded protein: MDLQRASARSQAGPSVDMTQSTEEDTLVDGPLISADALHSAIRREFQTLPTHLHAGLLSLLHIVYVVLSICVAVLCVLKFGQEEKCMDFLGNEQGSSIIVYAKVCLWVLVLVFSLCVHRHHDKVRSRGYLQFYRQTRRLKHLPFAIHSSGNALLLIVLSARLSQTMLTYILLGILGLEFLLTFPCLLHYAGKGTSLVIVTYLR